In a genomic window of Arvicanthis niloticus isolate mArvNil1 chromosome 8, mArvNil1.pat.X, whole genome shotgun sequence:
- the LOC117713704 gene encoding aldo-keto reductase family 1 member C13-like isoform X1 — protein sequence MSSKQQCVKLNDGHFIPALGFGTYKPEEVPENKPLEAIHLAIEAGFRHIDTAFVYQTESHVGQAIRSKIAAGLVKREDIFLTTKLWCTFHRPELVQSNLEKSLKNLQLDYVDLYIIHYPMQMKPGEDLFPVDEHGKTLFDTVDICATWEAMEKCKDAGLVKSIGVSNFNSRQLEKILNKPGLKYKPVCNQVECHLYLNQSKLLNYCKSKDIALVAYCALGSQRPKRWVDPNSPVLLNDSVLCDMAKKHKRSPAQIALRYQLQRGIVVLAQSYKENEIKENIQVFEFELPSEDMKILDSLNRNLRYAPAPFGEGHPEYPFSDEF from the exons ATGAGTTCCAAACAGCAATGTGTGAAACTAAACGATGGCCACTTCATCCCTGCACTGGGCTTTGGCACCTACAAACCAGAAGAG GTTCCTGAAAATAAGCCACTGGAGGCTATCCATTTAGCAATAGAAGCTGGGTTCCGCCATATTGATACTGCTTTTGTGTACCAAACTGAAAGCCATGTAGGTCAGGCTATTCGAAGTAAGATTGCAGCTGGCCTTGTGAAAAGAGAAGACATATTCCTCACTACAAAG CTTTGGTGCACTTTCCATAGACCAGAGCTGGTTCAATCTAACTTGGAAAAATCATTGAAAAACCTTCAGCTGGATTATGTTGACCTCTATATTATACATTATCCAATGCAAATGAAG CCAGGGGAAGATTTGTTTCCAGTAGATGAGCATGGGAAAACATTATTTGACACAGTGGATATCTGTGCCACATGGGAG GCCATGGAGAAGTGTAAGGATGCAGGATTGGTCAAGTCTATTGGGGTGTCCAACTTTAATAGCAGGCAGCTGGAGAAAATTCTGAATAAGCCTGGGCTCAAATACAAGCCTGTCTGCAACCAG GTGGAATGCCATCTCTACTTGAACCAGAGCAAGCTGTTGAACTACTGCAAGTCAAAGGACATTGCTCTAGTTGCCTACTGTGCTCTTGGATCTCAACGACCTAAGCGATG GGTAGACCCAAACTCTCCAGTTCTCTTGAATGACTCAGTTCTTTGTGACATGGCAAAAAAGCACAAGCGAAGCCCAGCTCAGATTGCCCTTCGCTACCAACTTCAACGTGGAATTGTGGTTCTTGCCCAGAGTTACAAAGAGAATGAGATAAAAGAGAACATACAG GTATTTGAATTTGAGCTACCATCAGAGGATATGAAAATCCTAGATAGCCTGAACAGAAATTTAAGATATGCACCTGCTCCATT tgGAGAGGGACACCCAGAATACCCCTTTTCTGATGAATTTTAA
- the LOC117713704 gene encoding aldo-keto reductase family 1 member C13-like isoform X2: MSSKQQCVKLNDGHFIPALGFGTYKPEEVPENKPLEAIHLAIEAGFRHIDTAFVYQTESHVGQAIRSKIAAGLVKREDIFLTTKLWCTFHRPELVQSNLEKSLKNLQLDYVDLYIIHYPMQMKPGEDLFPVDEHGKTLFDTVDICATWEVECHLYLNQSKLLNYCKSKDIALVAYCALGSQRPKRWVDPNSPVLLNDSVLCDMAKKHKRSPAQIALRYQLQRGIVVLAQSYKENEIKENIQVFEFELPSEDMKILDSLNRNLRYAPAPFGEGHPEYPFSDEF, translated from the exons ATGAGTTCCAAACAGCAATGTGTGAAACTAAACGATGGCCACTTCATCCCTGCACTGGGCTTTGGCACCTACAAACCAGAAGAG GTTCCTGAAAATAAGCCACTGGAGGCTATCCATTTAGCAATAGAAGCTGGGTTCCGCCATATTGATACTGCTTTTGTGTACCAAACTGAAAGCCATGTAGGTCAGGCTATTCGAAGTAAGATTGCAGCTGGCCTTGTGAAAAGAGAAGACATATTCCTCACTACAAAG CTTTGGTGCACTTTCCATAGACCAGAGCTGGTTCAATCTAACTTGGAAAAATCATTGAAAAACCTTCAGCTGGATTATGTTGACCTCTATATTATACATTATCCAATGCAAATGAAG CCAGGGGAAGATTTGTTTCCAGTAGATGAGCATGGGAAAACATTATTTGACACAGTGGATATCTGTGCCACATGGGAG GTGGAATGCCATCTCTACTTGAACCAGAGCAAGCTGTTGAACTACTGCAAGTCAAAGGACATTGCTCTAGTTGCCTACTGTGCTCTTGGATCTCAACGACCTAAGCGATG GGTAGACCCAAACTCTCCAGTTCTCTTGAATGACTCAGTTCTTTGTGACATGGCAAAAAAGCACAAGCGAAGCCCAGCTCAGATTGCCCTTCGCTACCAACTTCAACGTGGAATTGTGGTTCTTGCCCAGAGTTACAAAGAGAATGAGATAAAAGAGAACATACAG GTATTTGAATTTGAGCTACCATCAGAGGATATGAAAATCCTAGATAGCCTGAACAGAAATTTAAGATATGCACCTGCTCCATT tgGAGAGGGACACCCAGAATACCCCTTTTCTGATGAATTTTAA